The segment TGGTGGATTTTACTGAGTGGAAGGACGTTCGCGAGATCAGCTCGGTGGTCCGGATACTCACTCCATGGAAGGACGTGTGCCACGTCCAACAGCCCGGCATGATCGACGCCTGAGATCGGACAGGTCGCGCCGTATCGTGAAAGCACAGTCGCACGAAACTCTGGGTCAACGGCACGAGCATACGATACCGTTTCGTACGTGCTTGCGGTGAGTTCGGCAT is part of the Halogeometricum sp. S1BR25-6 genome and harbors:
- a CDS encoding HNH endonuclease — translated: AELTASTYETVSYARAVDPEFRATVLSRYGATCPISGVDHAGLLDVAHVLPWSEYPDHRADLANVLPLSKIHHAAFDRELFTIDADYRLRINPSFETQSDVLRHTIVDQAGERIPLPNGGVDPGYFEQRNSALDWL